Proteins encoded together in one Porites lutea chromosome 2, jaPorLute2.1, whole genome shotgun sequence window:
- the LOC140927948 gene encoding D-inositol 3-phosphate glycosyltransferase-like produces the protein MASSLREPQSRDCRVGDSRKVQVTILASEWGSSKGGLSTINRELAIQLAKYPEVEITFFLPQCSKEDKELALRYNVKIVEATPLSGFEQLDWLCFPPEDLQIDIIVGHGVKLGKQAQIIKRSKRCKWVQVVHTDPEELGMFKNYSDPISKGEEKHKIEVELCEMADHVVGVGPKLSEAFRSYLRSCQKDDNVLDLTPGVFVEFEAVKQALNERQQHSVLVFGRGDVEDFELKGFDIAGKAVAELEDTRLVFVGAPDGKHEEIAKRLTACGVPPSRLRVRGFVQDRESLRRLFQEVDLVVMPSRTEGFGLTGLEALSAGLPVLVSRNTGFGEALRSVPFGSTYVVNSEEPADWTSAIKTIWFKYRRSRLEEAETLRESYGKKYNWAKQIKDLIDKMISWVYDMNVNVLLYEKKNYSYIARGIIERGL, from the coding sequence ATGGCATCTTCTTTACGGGAACCTCAGTCACGGGATTGCAGAGTAGGTGATTCCCGCAAAGTGCAAGTCACTATTTTGGCTTCTGAATGGGGATCAAGCAAAGGGGGTCTTTCCACCATAAACAGAGAGTTAGCCATTCAGTTGGCCAAATACCCTGAAGTGGAAATCACtttctttttaccacaatgcagtAAAGAGGACAAGGAGTTAGCCCTGAGGTATAACGTAAAGATCGTTGAAGCAACCCCCCTGTCTGGCTTTGAGCAACTGGACTGGCTTTGCTTTCCGCCTGAAGATTTGCAAATCGACATTATCGTAGGTCATGGAGTTAAACTCGGTAAACAGGCACAAATCATTAAAAGATCTAAAAGGTGCAAATGGGTTCAAGTGGTGCACACAGACCCAGAGGAACTTGGAATGTTCAAAAACTATTCAGATCCAATTTCAAAAGGCGAGGAAAAGCACAAGATCGAAGTAGAACTGTGTGAAATGGCAGATCATGTTGTTGGGGTTGGTCCCAAGTTGAGCGAGGCCTTTCGCTCCTATCTTCGCAGCTGCCAAAAAGATGACAATGTCCTTGACTTAACTCCAGGAGTATTTGTAGAATTTGAGGCTGTGAAGCAGGCTCTGAACGAAAGGCAACAACACAGTGTCTTGGTGTTTGGTCGTGGAGACGTAGAGGATTTCGAATTGAAAGGATTTGACATCGCTGGGAAAGCAGTTGCTGAGTTAGAAGATACTCGTCTTGTCTTTGTTGGGGCTCCAGATGGAAAACACGAAGAAATAGCAAAACGGTTGACCGCATGTGGTGTCCCTCCAAGTCGTTTGAGAGTAAGAGGATTTGTTCAAGATCGAGAGAGTCTAAGGCGCTTGTTTCAAGAAGTGGATCTTGTTGTCATGCCTTCAAGAACAGAGGGCTTTGGATTGACAGGACTGGAGGCCTTGTCAGCTGGTCTCCCTGTGCTTGTCAGCCGCAACACCGGTTTTGGAGAAGCTTTACGCAGTGTACCTTTTGGATCAACATATGTAGTGAACTCAGAGGAACCGGCAGATTGGACCTCTGCTATCAAAACCATCTGGTTCAAGTACAGGAGAAGTCGGCTTGAGGAAGCAGAAACTCTGCGCGAATCCTATGGCAAGAAATACAACTGGGCCAAACAGATAAAAGATCTCATTGACAAGATGATCAGTTGGGTTTACGATATGAATGTCAATGTtcttttatatgaaaaaaaaaactattcataCATTGCAAGAGGAATTATAGAACGTGGACTCTaa